In the genome of Lactuca sativa cultivar Salinas chromosome 3, Lsat_Salinas_v11, whole genome shotgun sequence, the window TGAAAGGAATTTTTTACTTTTGTAGGTATTTGACTGATAGTCAGCCAAATGATTGAATGCAGGCATATATTCACCAAATGCTTATCGTGGATTTGCTCGAGAGTTCATTAAAGATCTAGAGAGAATCAGGTAAACAAATCATTCTCTGTTTTTTTAATGGAAAAAGAGTTCCAATATTTTTGACTTATAATtgaataaaattattattttggttATGTAATAGACCCCGAGCCATACTTGACATCATCAAATCAGGCGAAGATTTCAGGATCGCCACATCTACAAAAATGCCGGAGCAGGGAACTTGTCAACGCTGTGGATATATTTCTAGccaggtaaaaataatatctatatattttttttaaactttatgtttgtttgatataataataataataatatatgggGATGTAAACATTTAGGTGAGTAATTTTTAGCCAAGTTTAAGTGTTTATTATAAACTTGCAGAAATGGTGTAAAGCTTGTGTTTTGCTGGAGGGGCTTAATCGGGGTTTGCCAAAGCTGGGGATTGGGAGAACCCGAGGTGTGAACCGAAAAGATGATCAACACAATGATGCCAAGAATATACAGAGCAAACCATGTGGAAGTCTTGATTTTTAACGCAAAatcttttcatttttatttattactcgaatttgattatatttcatttttGTAATGATTGTCAGAAATAGGTGTATGATGAAATTGAAAGAAATGTGTTGCGCACAATTAGTTTCAAAGAGTTATCACATTTCTGTGACAATAAATACTCGATTGAGAAAGACCTGACAACGTAAGCTGAAGCCCATGAGTATACAATTTTGTCtttaataaataaaggataaaaataaaacATGTGAAAGCTTATTAAAAAAGGGACATGTAAATGAAAAAGCAGGATGTTAGTAAAGAaagacatgatatatatatatatatatatatatatatatatatatatatatatatatatatatatatatatatatatatatatatatatatatatatatatatatatatatatatatatatataatcagtaTTCAGTATAGAATGTTTTGTTGGTGGAAAAACAAGGGAGGATGTGTGGATGTGTGGAAATTTATGTTGCATTTGACTACATGAGGAAAATGCAAGGGGTTAAAGTGTATTATTGTTTCCTGATTATTCTCCAAATTGTTGATTCCTGGCCAATTCAAGAAAGCATGTATATAGCTCCACCTTTGATGTGAAAACAAATATTGTCCACTCAAAAACGGCATTCAGTTTTTATagtttgaaaacagttttgaaTGGGCAGAAAACACCATCTAAAGCATGTCATGAGGAAAGATGAAAGCTTCCCCGCCttacattttcattttcattttcattttgtgTTTGAAACTTGAGAGCTTTTTGTCCTGAGATTATAACCAAAATTAATCAAgcaaagaaagaagaagaattggaAAATGGCATTTAGTGGGACAATACAGAAATGTAAGGCATGTGATAAGACTGTTCATTTCGTTGAAATGATTTCTGCTGATGGAGTCCCTTTCCATCGGTCCTGCTTTAGATGCACCCAGTGCAATGGGAAACTTGTGGTATATTTTCATTTccctcttttaattatatataatatatttatacacCAAAATAATTGTTACCATGGAAAACTGTATTTCAACAACatctattatttttttaaaaaaatttgatgTATGTATATACTAGATGAGTAGCTACTTTCAATTGGAGGGAAAACTGTATTGCAAGCCCCATTTTGATCAAAAGTTTAAGGAGATGGGAGGCATATCCAGAGTACCATGTAAGCTTCCTTCCTTCTTCAACTCAAATGCATGCTTTTTTACTACCTACAATATAttatcaattattattattattattattacatcatatgatttattgatatCAAGTTTCTGGATCTGACCTAAATTTTATGATCATAGCAGCAAACAAAGCAAGTGAAATGGTACGTACAATCAGTTAATTTACCATgtctttctttatatatatatatatatatatatatatatatatatatatatatatatatatatatatatatatatatatatatatatatatatatatatatatatatatatatatatatattaaagggtAATTGTGTTTATAATTAAACAAACAGGGAAGGAGCCCAAGCAAAATGTCAACGATGTTCAGTGGGACCCAAGATAAATGTGCAGTTTGTCATAAAACTGTTTATCCACTAGAAAAGGTCTGTGATTTGTATTTGATCCcataagtaataagtaataaatTATACTATAGTTTTACGATGGATTGAGATAATTATtaatttgttttatatatatataggtaaccGTGGAGGGAGAATTTTATCATAAGCAGTGCTTCAAATGTGTACAAGGAGGGTGCAAACTGACACCGTCAAATTACGCAGCTTTAGATGGGAATTTATTTTGCAGGGCCCACTTTTCTCAGCTATTTAAAGAGAAAGGTAATTATGCTCACCTCTCCAACACAGCCTCCATGAAGAAGAACTCCGAAGCTGCTGGAAAAACAGTCGACTCTGCGGGAGGAGAGGCAGAACCAGAAACATCTGAATAAACTAAAATCGCAATTTGCATCCAAGAAAACCAAGGGAAAGGATTTTGTTGTTTACATTAattagttaattaacttttaatctcagttttgatttttaattaatttgatGGCAacaccttttttttttgttttgtttttttgaaaataGAGAATATATAATAGTGTTTAGGAATAAAAGGATTATCATATTTATATCAAAGAGTTCTATTTCGATACTTACCGACATTGTTGTCATATGTatttattgtttaattatttagaGATTTAATTAAATGATCATTTATCAGTCTAATCGGTATACTAAGGTTGTAGCCTTGTAGGGCATACAAGGACCGATCATATTTGGGGGAGTGATGTGGCCACCTCGGTGATCACTGGTAGTTGAGTAGCTTGGGCACACTATGTCCGGATGTGGTTCAGGGCCAGAACAAGACAAAAACGGTGGTTGGGCACCGTCCATTCCCTCTATTATGTTTTCTTTCTCCGAGAGTGTAGGGGTGCTTGGACACACCACCCTCAAGTGTATGGATTGTGTAAGTTGGTGGGATGGAGTTTGGTGATAAAGAGGTACGAGTCTCGTATGCCTCCTAGCCTAAGTAGGCAAGACATAGTCTTTTCAACATCTCTCCAAGGGTTCTTCTACTTCACCACCAAAactcactttcaagctcaaaactcACAAACGGTACTTAGGGTTTCGTTTTTAGGGTAGAGAGTGATGGAGGTTGATCAATAGAATGTCCAAGAGTGGTATAAGTTGCTTAAATatggcacaaaccctaaaaattagggtttgtcttTGCCTTGCGTAGGCCATGCGTACTCccacgtacacccaacatacatGGGTACATGCGCAATCTAGAAACGGggtagtatgctaagcgtactcatatagtacgccccacgtactagctAGGAACTATAATGAGATGAATTTTGCATTAAAGGGGGTTAAAGGAAACATATCAAATTCTCGAATGTTACATCCTTAAATTAAGTTCACCAATTAATTAGAATTAGAGTAAACTATTTGTAATTTTGGTCCAAACTTTCTTTTAGTTATAGTTTTTTTAAGTTTCTATAATACTTTTATTTCCTTTATAATAAAATGATTATATTAATGAAACTATAGAATTCCAGAACCAAAAATACTCATACTACATGACCAATAGACAATGAAATCTTattatttgtgtttgtttttatttaattttttgatattttattCGAATAGAGTGatgattttttttaacattttaccTACCTTTATGattttacattatatatatatatatatatatatatatatatatatatatatatatatatatatatatatatatatatatatatatatatatatatattaatagtccatgtttcattttttatttatccCAATATAATAGtcaatttctaaaaataaatataacttttaccaaaataccctcattattagttaaatgaaattaaatacaacaaaataatataattgtcatttcatttaataaagttagtgttaattaatatttttttaagatattttattcattttcgaGTTATAAAGGCATACAAACAAGAACAAATTTTATAAAATCTAGATGTCTATCTTGGATGATCTAGATGCAAAGAGTATTATTTTACAATATATctgaatatatatttataatctCTTGTATTTTTGTAAAagaataaaaattattttattttcaaaaatcttGAAGAAATTGTTTTACAGATaagaatatgtatatatattttttttgtcttaatgagcttttacttttttttatcgatataattaaaaaaaattagaactaTAATGTATATTTCTTAAAATACTTTAGAACTAAAAATATCTTTCTATCTCTCACACACAGAGACAAGAGACGCAGTACACTACAGGTGTTCATCTGCTCTGGATGTGGTTCTATTTTTTTGAAAATGGTCACCCTCTTTCTGACCACTGCTACGATCAGCAGTGCTTCCAAGTTTACTATTCCTTCTTATATAAACCCAAACAACTCTAGAAATCTTCCCTTCCCTCTTAGACAGCAAAAGAAATTAGTAATTTTTGCTGCTCAAGATGACAATAAACTTGGCAATTGGGGCCAAATTGAGCTTAAGCTTGGTAAATTAATCGGTGAAAACCCTGAGCTAGCCCTTGCCAAGGTCCgattctctctatctctctcttgcCCTCTTCGTAACCATCTAATGTTTGTGCGTGTATGATTTTCTAAATGTGGGTGGTGTTTGAACTGCTACCACTAATTCTTGTCTTCTAGAAATGTAATTTCTATGATTATCACAACATGTTGCAAAAAAAAAAGCCTTCTAAAACTATTAACTGAAGCTTGTATGTATAAGTCGAATTTGAAGGTTGATTTGATTTTGGTGTGTCGAATTGGTACGAACGATTCTTGAATGTGTTGATATTATTGACCCTTTTCACTTTTAACTTGATTTGATATGATTTTGTTATAATTCTCTGCATTTATGTGGCTTGCTTAGATAAAAGACAGAAAATCGAACCCAGATCACCAGGAAGGAAAGCGACCAGTTGCCAAGCATCCAAATACTTGTAGGCATCCAAATGTTATTTTATGGAAGGCAACTACTTTCGAAGAGGATGGTCTTGAGACAAACATGCCTTCCAATTTATCTTTCAAACCAAATTTATCTCTGAAAATGGGTAAAGAAGATGACAAGGAACGGTTTAGTGATATGATATTGGTGAGGAATCCTGAACCTCTAATGAAAAATGACGAGGTCAATTCTACAAATGATATTATA includes:
- the LOC111920895 gene encoding LIM domain-containing protein WLIM2b; its protein translation is MAFSGTIQKCKACDKTVHFVEMISADGVPFHRSCFRCTQCNGKLVMSSYFQLEGKLYCKPHFDQKFKEMGGISRVPSNKASEMGRSPSKMSTMFSGTQDKCAVCHKTVYPLEKVTVEGEFYHKQCFKCVQGGCKLTPSNYAALDGNLFCRAHFSQLFKEKGNYAHLSNTASMKKNSEAAGKTVDSAGGEAEPETSE